Proteins encoded by one window of Homoserinimonas aerilata:
- the hutI gene encoding imidazolonepropionase, producing MSILIDDIGLLVTNDPERGPLTAERRDAAVIVDDGVIAWVGDRVDAPAADERIDAGGRCVIPGFVDSHSHLVFAGDRSEEFAARMSGHPYTAGGIRRTVALTREATDAELAANTARLVAEMRAQGTTTVEIKGGYGLTVDDEARSLMVAGSFTAETTYLGAHVVPPEFAGDPAGYVELVTGAMLDACAPHARWVDAFCDDGAFDVDQARSILTAGQARGLGARLHAGQLGESGGVRLAVELGAASVDHCTFLNEADVDALAAGSTVATLLPGVEFSTRQPYPDARRLLDAGVTVAIATDCNPGSSFTSSMPFCVALAVREMGMTPAEALWAATAGGAQALWRHDVGRVAVGARADFVVLDAPSYVHLAYRPGVPLVARVI from the coding sequence ATGAGCATCCTCATCGACGACATCGGCCTGCTTGTCACGAACGACCCCGAGCGCGGGCCGCTGACCGCCGAGCGTCGCGACGCCGCGGTCATCGTGGATGACGGCGTCATCGCGTGGGTCGGCGACAGGGTGGATGCGCCGGCAGCAGACGAGCGCATCGACGCGGGCGGACGCTGCGTGATCCCCGGTTTCGTCGACAGCCACAGCCATCTCGTCTTCGCCGGCGACCGCTCGGAGGAGTTCGCGGCACGCATGTCCGGGCATCCGTATACCGCCGGCGGCATACGCCGCACGGTCGCTCTGACCCGCGAGGCGACGGATGCCGAGCTCGCCGCGAACACCGCCCGGCTCGTCGCCGAGATGCGGGCGCAGGGCACCACAACGGTCGAGATCAAGGGCGGCTACGGGCTGACCGTCGACGACGAGGCGCGCTCGCTCATGGTCGCCGGCAGCTTCACGGCAGAGACCACCTATCTCGGCGCGCATGTCGTGCCCCCGGAGTTCGCGGGAGACCCCGCGGGCTACGTCGAGCTGGTCACGGGGGCGATGCTCGACGCCTGCGCCCCGCACGCGCGCTGGGTCGACGCGTTCTGCGACGACGGCGCATTCGATGTGGACCAGGCGCGCAGCATCCTGACCGCGGGGCAGGCCAGAGGTCTCGGCGCCCGCCTGCACGCGGGGCAGCTCGGCGAATCCGGCGGGGTGCGCCTCGCGGTCGAGCTCGGGGCCGCAAGCGTCGACCACTGCACCTTCTTGAACGAGGCCGATGTCGACGCCCTCGCGGCGGGGTCCACGGTGGCGACGCTCCTCCCGGGCGTCGAGTTCTCGACGCGACAGCCGTATCCGGATGCCCGCCGCCTGCTTGACGCGGGCGTCACGGTGGCCATCGCGACAGATTGCAACCCGGGTTCCTCGTTCACCTCGTCGATGCCGTTCTGCGTCGCCCTCGCCGTGCGCGAGATGGGCATGACGCCCGCGGAGGCGCTGTGGGCGGCGACGGCCGGCGGAGCGCAGGCGCTGTGGCGGCACGACGTGGGGCGTGTCGCCGTGGGCGCGCGGGCCGATTTCGTCGTGCTGGATGCCCCCAGCTATGTTCACCTGGCCTACCGCCCGGGCGTTCCTCTGGTCGCACGCGTCATTTAG
- a CDS encoding SDR family oxidoreductase, whose amino-acid sequence MTLALTGATGHLGRLVLESLLARGVAPDDIVAIGRDTSKLADFAERGVQLRTADYSKPETLAAAFEGVDRLLLISGSEVGQRVKQHGNVIDAAKDAGVGFIAYTSAPRADTSDLVLAPEHKATEQLIRDSGIPFSFLRNGWYTENYVQVAQQAKHTGLIIASLGDGTVASASRKDFADAAAVVLAGPGHENSVYELSGDTAWGYEELAQVVSDIVGREVTYKRVSSKEHRTILTKAGLPMGQAGFVVSLDTNTRDGALGLVTGDLARLIGRPTTPLAEGLAEAYAAAE is encoded by the coding sequence ATGACCCTCGCCCTCACAGGAGCAACCGGCCACCTCGGTCGCCTCGTCCTCGAATCGCTTCTCGCGCGGGGCGTGGCCCCCGACGACATCGTGGCGATCGGCCGAGACACGTCCAAGCTGGCCGACTTCGCCGAGCGAGGGGTGCAGCTTCGCACGGCCGACTATTCGAAGCCCGAGACCCTCGCCGCGGCCTTCGAGGGCGTCGACCGCCTCCTGCTCATCTCGGGCAGCGAGGTGGGCCAGAGGGTGAAGCAGCACGGCAACGTGATCGACGCGGCGAAGGATGCGGGGGTCGGCTTCATCGCGTACACGAGCGCCCCGAGGGCCGACACGAGCGACCTCGTGCTCGCCCCCGAGCACAAGGCGACGGAGCAGCTCATCCGTGACTCGGGCATCCCGTTCTCGTTCCTGCGCAACGGCTGGTACACCGAGAACTATGTCCAGGTCGCCCAGCAGGCGAAGCACACGGGGCTCATCATCGCGAGCCTCGGCGACGGCACCGTCGCGAGTGCTTCACGCAAGGACTTCGCGGATGCTGCGGCCGTCGTGCTCGCAGGCCCCGGTCACGAGAACAGCGTCTACGAGCTTTCGGGCGACACCGCCTGGGGATACGAGGAGCTCGCACAGGTCGTCTCCGACATCGTGGGGCGTGAGGTCACCTACAAGCGTGTCTCGTCGAAGGAGCACCGCACGATCCTCACTAAGGCGGGGCTGCCGATGGGGCAGGCCGGTTTCGTGGTCTCGCTCGACACCAACACGCGCGATGGCGCGCTCGGTCTCGTCACGGGTGATCTCGCTCGCCTCATCGGCCGCCCGACGACGCCGCTCGCAGAAGGTCTGGCAGAGGCGTACGCCGCCGCCGAGTAG
- a CDS encoding globin, whose product MSNDSAAQAPQDQPVGQISPVTLRVGEHGEAAGGSFYEKIGGRATFETLVRRFYDGVQHDPVLWPMYPAHDLEGAIQRLTMFLEQYWGGPGTYSEQRGHPRLRMRHVPFKINPDARDRWLQHMRAAQDTLELSPLDDATLWGYFDRAATAMLNTFEE is encoded by the coding sequence ATGAGCAACGACAGCGCAGCGCAGGCTCCGCAGGACCAGCCCGTGGGGCAGATCAGCCCGGTGACCCTGCGCGTCGGCGAGCACGGCGAAGCCGCAGGCGGCAGCTTCTACGAGAAGATCGGCGGCCGGGCCACATTCGAGACCCTCGTGCGACGCTTCTATGACGGCGTGCAACACGACCCCGTGCTGTGGCCCATGTACCCGGCACACGACCTCGAAGGCGCCATCCAGCGGCTCACCATGTTCCTCGAACAGTACTGGGGCGGCCCCGGCACCTACAGCGAACAGCGCGGACATCCCAGACTGCGGATGCGCCATGTGCCGTTCAAGATCAACCCCGACGCACGCGACCGCTGGCTGCAGCACATGCGGGCAGCGCAGGACACGCTCGAACTGAGCCCGCTCGACGACGCAACCCTGTGGGGGTACTTCGACCGCGCCGCGACGGCAATGCTCAACACGTTCGAGGAGTAG
- a CDS encoding mechanosensitive ion channel family protein, whose amino-acid sequence MDETTAPFDWTAFWAGVRTFIELWQVPVKVVLIIVVAIALNWVLRIIIRRVVDRVVNGVKKKQNVEDTAALFASPLAAVRVVQRTRALGTVLNSAVTAVIVIMAVLLLVAVLFPNATGAFAIISAAVGAGLGFGAQNIVKDVLNGIFMVGEDQLGVGDVVDLSYATGVVEVVGIRVTQVRDVNGTLWYVRNGEILRVGNLSQGWARAIIDLAVPYDSDVEAVQERMLATAMDMFQNSKWRSRILEKPEIWGIESISSEAVVVRLVVKTRSASKDDVARELRARLKRTLDDMGVRLPALNSVVLKGYDGATNVGGARPPKTRPLPITGDNTSTRKRDGKANPKDQE is encoded by the coding sequence ATGGACGAGACCACGGCACCCTTCGACTGGACGGCCTTCTGGGCCGGCGTGCGCACCTTCATCGAGCTCTGGCAGGTTCCGGTCAAGGTGGTTCTCATCATCGTCGTGGCCATCGCCCTCAACTGGGTGCTGCGCATCATCATCCGGCGAGTCGTCGACCGCGTCGTCAACGGCGTGAAGAAGAAACAGAACGTCGAAGACACGGCCGCGCTCTTCGCCTCACCACTCGCCGCCGTGCGCGTCGTACAGCGCACCCGAGCCCTCGGAACCGTGCTCAACAGCGCCGTCACCGCGGTCATCGTCATCATGGCGGTGCTCCTCCTGGTGGCCGTCCTGTTCCCCAACGCGACAGGTGCGTTCGCCATCATCAGCGCCGCCGTCGGCGCAGGCCTCGGCTTCGGCGCGCAGAACATCGTCAAAGACGTGCTCAACGGCATCTTCATGGTCGGCGAAGACCAGCTCGGCGTCGGCGACGTCGTCGACCTGTCCTACGCGACCGGCGTCGTCGAGGTGGTCGGCATCCGCGTCACCCAGGTGCGCGACGTCAACGGAACACTCTGGTACGTGCGCAACGGCGAGATCCTGCGCGTCGGCAACCTCTCACAGGGCTGGGCGCGCGCCATCATCGACCTCGCCGTGCCCTACGACTCCGACGTCGAAGCGGTGCAGGAGCGGATGCTCGCAACAGCGATGGACATGTTCCAGAACTCGAAATGGCGCAGCCGCATCCTCGAGAAGCCCGAAATCTGGGGCATCGAATCGATCTCCTCCGAAGCGGTCGTCGTGCGCCTCGTCGTCAAGACCCGCTCCGCCAGCAAAGACGACGTCGCCCGCGAGCTGCGCGCCAGACTCAAACGCACACTCGACGACATGGGAGTGCGCCTGCCCGCGCTCAACAGCGTCGTGCTCAAAGGCTACGACGGAGCCACCAACGTCGGCGGCGCCAGACCGCCCAAGACCAGGCCGCTGCCCATCACCGGCGACAACACCAGCACTCGCAAGCGCGACGGCAAGGCCAACCCGAAGGACCAGGAATGA
- the pepN gene encoding aminopeptidase N, with translation MPGDNLTRIEAQERKAIVDVSSYDVALDLTTGEETFRSSTVVTFSATPGASTFIDAFTRTVHSITLNGESVDTSAADGVRIQLDGLAAENVLEVVADAEYTNSGEGLHRFVDPVDGEVYLYSQFEVPDSRRVFAVFEQPDLKATFTFTVTAPEHWVVVSNSPTPEPENAGEAKRVWRFAPTQRMSSYITAIVAGPYDSVHSELTSSDGRTIPLAVYSRRSLTEYLDSDYIFDVTRKGFEYYEEKFDFPYPFEKYDQLFVPEFNAGAMENAGAVTFTETYVFRSKVTDAVRERRVVTILHELAHMWFGDLVTMKWWNDLWLNESFAEWASTISTAEATEWTEAWTTFQAMEKSWAYRQDQLPSTHPVVATINDLEDVQVNFDGITYAKGGSVLKQLVAWVGRDAFFAGVAAYFRKHAFGNTELSDLLAELETTSGRDLSDWSAKWLETAGVNTLRPRIETDATGTITSFAIEQTAHVDYPTIRPHRLGVGFYELNDGRLERVHRVEVDVDGESTSIPELVGLNRPALVLINDDDLAYAKIRLDEVSQATALEHLGRISDPLARALVWGSAWDATRDAETPASDYVRLVLSNIASETESTTIRTTLGQLTAVARSYVAPEKKAATIELVGTELWKLAQEAEAGSDAQFQFVKFFASIASTQEHARTLRELLDGTITLDGLTIDTDLGWELLEGLVLNGEATEAEIDAALAKDNTANGQQAAARVRATFPDAQKKLAAFASVVDDDTAPNMIVRHTGLGFQHVNDASVLRPAIERYFSSVNTIWESRSYGIASSLIDGLYPAPLASQELVDATRAWLAANPEIPALRRLVIENLDGVERALRVQARDA, from the coding sequence ATGCCCGGAGACAACCTCACCCGTATCGAAGCGCAGGAGCGCAAGGCCATCGTCGACGTCTCGAGCTATGACGTCGCGCTCGACCTGACGACAGGTGAGGAGACGTTCCGCAGCTCGACCGTTGTGACGTTCTCGGCGACGCCGGGTGCGTCGACGTTCATCGACGCCTTCACGCGCACTGTGCACTCGATCACGCTCAATGGGGAGTCGGTCGACACATCCGCGGCTGATGGCGTTCGCATCCAGCTCGATGGTCTCGCGGCCGAGAATGTGCTCGAGGTCGTCGCCGACGCCGAGTACACGAACTCGGGTGAGGGCCTGCACCGCTTCGTCGACCCCGTCGACGGTGAGGTGTATCTGTACTCACAGTTCGAGGTGCCCGACAGTCGTCGCGTCTTCGCCGTCTTCGAGCAGCCCGACCTGAAGGCGACGTTCACGTTCACCGTGACCGCGCCCGAGCACTGGGTCGTCGTCTCCAACTCCCCCACCCCGGAGCCTGAGAACGCGGGCGAGGCGAAGCGGGTGTGGCGTTTCGCCCCCACGCAGCGCATGTCGTCGTACATCACGGCGATCGTCGCCGGCCCCTACGATTCCGTGCACAGCGAGCTCACCAGCAGCGACGGCCGCACCATCCCGCTGGCCGTGTACTCGCGCAGGTCGCTCACCGAGTACCTCGACTCCGACTACATCTTCGACGTGACGCGCAAGGGTTTCGAGTACTACGAGGAGAAGTTCGACTTCCCGTACCCCTTCGAGAAGTACGACCAGCTGTTCGTGCCCGAGTTCAACGCGGGCGCCATGGAGAACGCCGGCGCGGTCACCTTCACCGAGACGTACGTGTTCCGCAGCAAGGTGACGGATGCGGTCAGGGAGCGCCGCGTCGTCACCATCCTTCATGAGCTCGCCCACATGTGGTTCGGCGACCTCGTCACCATGAAGTGGTGGAACGACCTGTGGCTGAACGAGTCCTTCGCAGAGTGGGCGTCGACGATCTCGACCGCCGAGGCCACCGAGTGGACGGAGGCGTGGACGACGTTCCAGGCCATGGAGAAGAGCTGGGCGTACCGCCAGGACCAGCTGCCCTCGACGCACCCCGTCGTCGCCACCATCAACGACCTCGAGGACGTGCAGGTCAACTTCGACGGCATCACCTATGCGAAGGGCGGCTCGGTTCTCAAGCAGCTCGTCGCCTGGGTGGGCCGTGACGCGTTCTTCGCCGGAGTCGCCGCATACTTCAGAAAGCACGCCTTCGGCAACACCGAGCTGAGCGATCTGCTCGCCGAGCTCGAGACGACGAGCGGTCGCGACCTCTCCGACTGGAGCGCCAAGTGGCTCGAGACGGCAGGCGTCAACACGCTGCGCCCCCGCATCGAGACGGATGCCACGGGCACCATCACCTCGTTCGCGATCGAGCAGACGGCGCACGTCGACTACCCGACCATCCGCCCCCACCGCCTGGGCGTCGGCTTCTACGAGCTGAACGACGGCCGACTCGAGCGCGTGCACCGCGTCGAGGTGGACGTCGACGGGGAGAGCACCTCCATCCCTGAGCTCGTCGGACTCAACCGGCCCGCCCTCGTGCTCATCAACGACGACGACCTCGCGTACGCGAAGATCCGCCTCGACGAGGTGTCGCAGGCGACCGCGTTGGAGCACCTCGGCCGCATCAGCGACCCGCTCGCGCGCGCCCTCGTGTGGGGTTCGGCGTGGGATGCGACCCGTGACGCCGAGACGCCCGCCAGCGACTACGTTCGCCTTGTGCTCAGCAACATCGCCAGCGAGACGGAGAGCACAACCATCCGCACCACCCTCGGGCAGCTGACGGCGGTCGCCCGCTCCTATGTCGCCCCGGAGAAGAAGGCGGCGACGATCGAGCTCGTGGGCACCGAGCTGTGGAAGCTCGCCCAGGAGGCAGAGGCGGGATCGGATGCGCAGTTCCAGTTCGTGAAGTTCTTCGCCAGCATCGCGTCGACACAGGAGCATGCGCGCACGCTGCGCGAGCTGCTCGACGGAACGATCACGCTCGACGGCCTCACGATCGACACCGACCTCGGCTGGGAGCTGCTCGAGGGCCTCGTGCTGAACGGCGAGGCGACAGAGGCGGAGATCGACGCGGCCCTCGCGAAGGACAACACCGCAAACGGCCAGCAGGCCGCCGCCCGCGTGCGCGCCACGTTCCCCGATGCGCAGAAGAAGCTCGCGGCATTCGCGTCGGTCGTCGACGACGACACGGCCCCGAACATGATCGTGCGGCACACCGGCCTCGGCTTCCAGCATGTGAACGACGCCTCAGTGCTGCGGCCCGCCATCGAGCGCTACTTCTCGAGTGTGAACACGATCTGGGAGTCGCGCAGCTACGGAATCGCGTCGTCACTCATCGACGGCCTCTACCCGGCGCCGCTCGCCTCCCAGGAGCTGGTCGACGCGACCCGTGCCTGGCTGGCCGCGAACCCGGAGATCCCCGCGCTGCGTCGTCTCGTCATCGAGAACCTCGACGGCGTCGAGCGCGCACTGCGGGTGCAGGCACGCGACGCGTAA
- a CDS encoding DsbA family protein, translating to MSETTPTRVDFWFDPSCPWAWMASRWVKEVAHHRDLELNWHVMSLAVLNEDKDVDDDYRAFFPRALRYTRLVAALAEIEGQQIVEPLYDALGTRIHPGGSKDPDEVIPAALAELGLPAEYAKYADSDEYDAQMRASHFDGINRVGQDVGTPVIAVDGVAFFGPVISPAPKGEQALALWDGVVAAARYDGFFELKRSRTRDPIFD from the coding sequence ATGAGCGAAACAACCCCCACCCGCGTTGACTTCTGGTTCGACCCCTCCTGCCCCTGGGCCTGGATGGCCAGTCGCTGGGTGAAAGAGGTCGCCCACCACCGCGACCTCGAACTGAACTGGCACGTGATGAGCCTCGCCGTGCTCAACGAAGACAAAGACGTCGACGACGACTACAGGGCGTTCTTCCCGCGGGCGCTCCGCTACACCCGGCTCGTCGCGGCGCTCGCCGAGATCGAGGGGCAGCAGATCGTCGAGCCCCTCTATGACGCCCTCGGCACCCGCATCCACCCGGGAGGCTCGAAGGACCCCGACGAGGTCATCCCTGCGGCGCTCGCCGAACTCGGGCTCCCCGCCGAGTACGCGAAGTACGCCGACAGTGACGAATACGACGCGCAGATGCGCGCCAGCCACTTCGACGGCATCAACAGGGTCGGGCAGGATGTCGGCACGCCCGTCATCGCCGTCGACGGCGTAGCCTTCTTCGGACCCGTCATCTCGCCGGCACCCAAGGGGGAGCAGGCGCTCGCCCTGTGGGACGGCGTCGTCGCCGCGGCGCGCTACGACGGATTCTTCGAGCTCAAGCGTTCGCGCACGCGCGACCCCATCTTCGACTGA
- a CDS encoding ribose-5-phosphate isomerase, with product MRIHIATDHAGLEFSRQLQEHLTGQGHEVVDHGPIAYDALDDYPSFCINAARAVAGDRAAGLESLGVVFGGSGNGEQIAANKVVGVRAALVWNTSTAELAREHNDANVISIGARQHSVEEAISFIDTFIATPFPGEERHARRIAQLGEYETTGLITGHPII from the coding sequence ATGCGCATCCACATCGCCACCGATCACGCCGGTCTGGAATTCAGTCGGCAGCTGCAGGAGCACCTCACGGGGCAGGGCCACGAGGTCGTCGATCATGGGCCGATCGCCTATGACGCGCTCGACGACTACCCCTCGTTCTGCATCAATGCCGCACGTGCTGTGGCCGGCGACAGGGCGGCTGGTCTCGAATCGCTCGGCGTCGTCTTCGGCGGTTCGGGCAACGGTGAGCAGATCGCCGCGAACAAGGTCGTCGGCGTGCGCGCCGCGCTCGTCTGGAACACCTCGACCGCCGAGCTGGCGCGCGAGCACAACGATGCCAATGTGATCTCGATCGGTGCGCGCCAGCATTCCGTCGAGGAGGCGATCTCCTTCATCGACACGTTCATCGCGACCCCGTTCCCGGGTGAGGAGCGGCACGCGCGTCGCATCGCCCAGCTGGGGGAGTACGAGACGACGGGCCTCATCACGGGCCACCCGATCATCTGA
- a CDS encoding Fpg/Nei family DNA glycosylase, whose amino-acid sequence MPEGHSVHRIARQFALHFVGHSVAVSSPQGRFAAGATEIDGRAMVSARAVGKQMFLEFDNELTLRVHLGLYGAWDFAGDITADATTASAGGRMGQTNQRGTVADGAGTRGENEGSLHSIGAPRRTRLRMSEAESLREAQGPDQDVFPPEPIGQVRVRLLTERAVADLRGPTACEVQQPAEVAASLAKLGPDPLVDDPQEGEERFVATVRRKATPIGLLLMDQAVVSGIGNVYRAELLFRARLDPYTPGKLVPEELVRELWRDWTHLLRLGVETGQMMTMDGLDPEAYQAALASRDDRHWVYHREGQPCRVCGTHVTMAEAAGRKLYWCPNCQR is encoded by the coding sequence ATGCCAGAAGGTCATTCCGTTCATCGCATCGCCCGCCAGTTCGCCCTGCATTTCGTCGGCCACAGCGTCGCCGTCTCCTCTCCGCAGGGCCGCTTCGCCGCCGGCGCGACCGAGATCGACGGGCGCGCGATGGTCAGTGCGAGGGCCGTGGGCAAGCAGATGTTTCTCGAGTTCGACAACGAGCTGACCTTGCGCGTGCACCTGGGCCTCTATGGCGCGTGGGATTTTGCGGGCGACATCACGGCGGATGCGACGACGGCCTCAGCGGGCGGCCGCATGGGGCAGACCAATCAGCGCGGCACCGTCGCCGACGGCGCGGGCACCCGCGGTGAGAACGAGGGATCGCTGCACAGCATCGGCGCCCCGCGACGCACCAGGCTCCGGATGTCCGAGGCCGAGAGTCTGAGAGAGGCGCAGGGCCCCGATCAGGACGTGTTCCCGCCCGAGCCGATCGGACAGGTCAGGGTGCGGCTGCTCACGGAGCGCGCCGTCGCGGATCTCCGCGGGCCGACGGCCTGTGAGGTGCAGCAGCCCGCCGAGGTTGCGGCCTCGCTGGCGAAGCTCGGGCCCGATCCGCTCGTCGACGACCCGCAGGAGGGCGAGGAGCGCTTCGTGGCGACGGTGCGTAGGAAGGCCACCCCGATCGGCCTTCTGCTGATGGATCAGGCCGTCGTCAGCGGCATCGGCAACGTCTATCGCGCCGAACTGCTGTTCCGCGCGCGCCTCGACCCGTACACGCCCGGAAAACTCGTGCCGGAGGAGCTCGTGCGCGAGCTCTGGCGCGATTGGACGCATCTGCTGCGTCTCGGCGTCGAGACCGGCCAGATGATGACGATGGACGGCCTCGACCCTGAGGCGTACCAAGCGGCCCTCGCGAGTCGCGACGACCGGCACTGGGTGTACCACCGCGAGGGTCAGCCATGCCGCGTGTGCGGCACGCATGTGACGATGGCGGAGGCTGCGGGGCGCAAGCTCTACTGGTGCCCCAACTGCCAGCGATGA
- a CDS encoding FMN-binding negative transcriptional regulator, with protein sequence MRHTPDYIVTDPEEVKRLIRSSPWATIVSNTAKGLVASHYPVVIEEDHEGISIVSHVGRPDDRALELGQHEVMVIIQGPHGYVSPGWYDGVPAVPTWNHVTAHLYGTPEILSDEENWRVLGDLVHHFEDAMPHPNLLEHNEEYGRSIMAGTVGFRLVVDRFEARAKLSQNKSDEVIENVIAELDHGENYSQPHLAAEMRRNHEK encoded by the coding sequence ATGCGCCACACTCCCGACTACATCGTCACCGATCCTGAAGAGGTCAAACGACTGATCCGCTCCAGTCCGTGGGCGACGATCGTGTCGAACACGGCCAAGGGCCTCGTGGCCTCGCACTACCCGGTTGTGATCGAGGAGGACCACGAGGGCATCAGCATCGTCAGCCATGTCGGTCGCCCCGATGATCGCGCCCTCGAGTTGGGGCAGCACGAGGTCATGGTCATCATTCAGGGCCCGCACGGCTACGTGTCGCCCGGCTGGTACGACGGCGTCCCGGCCGTGCCCACCTGGAACCATGTGACGGCCCACCTGTACGGCACCCCCGAGATCCTCAGCGACGAGGAGAACTGGCGGGTGCTCGGCGACCTGGTGCACCACTTCGAGGATGCGATGCCGCATCCGAATCTGTTGGAACACAATGAGGAGTACGGGCGCAGCATCATGGCGGGCACCGTCGGATTCCGGCTGGTGGTCGATCGTTTCGAGGCGAGGGCCAAGCTCAGCCAGAACAAGTCCGATGAGGTCATCGAGAACGTCATCGCCGAGCTCGACCATGGCGAGAACTATTCGCAGCCCCATCTGGCGGCCGAGATGCGCCGCAACCACGAGAAGTGA
- a CDS encoding amidohydrolase, whose amino-acid sequence MSGPTHRVLRNARLGGEPVDILIQDGEIVEIGHAVDCTAEEVHLDGRTVIPGLWDEHTHFSQWALRSRRADVSGAASAREAARIVSNALASATPLPLDERGRPLPFVGNGFRDALWSDAPNLADLDDAGAGAPIVLISADLHSVWLNTSALELFGHSGHETGLLREEPAFEVQRRVNSVPDAVLDEWVDAAAREAAARGVVGIVDFEMTWNLEPWSRRMAGGFDALRVDFGIYTQDLDRAIDLGLRSGRRIGELLTVGSYKVITDGSLGTRTAYCFDEYPGLEGLPGARGLLTVAPSELEPLLRRASDAGITPAVHAIGDHANALVLDVFEAVGVTGRIEHAQLLTPGDVERFGRLGIVASVQPEHAMDDRDIADRYWVGRTDRAFLLRSLLDAGARLLLGSDAPVAPLDPWVTMAAAVGRARDGREPWHPEQSLTVAQALDASVRSSVAPGQPADLVVLDVDPFGVSAEELRRMPVAGTLLGGRWTHRAF is encoded by the coding sequence GTGAGCGGGCCGACGCATCGGGTTCTGCGCAACGCTCGTCTCGGTGGGGAGCCCGTCGACATCCTGATCCAGGACGGCGAGATCGTCGAGATCGGCCACGCCGTCGACTGCACTGCGGAGGAGGTGCACCTCGACGGGCGCACCGTCATCCCGGGGTTGTGGGACGAGCACACACATTTCAGCCAGTGGGCGCTCCGCAGCCGGCGTGCGGATGTCTCGGGTGCGGCATCCGCCCGCGAGGCCGCCCGCATTGTCTCGAACGCCTTGGCCTCGGCTACGCCGCTTCCGCTCGACGAGCGGGGCAGGCCGCTGCCGTTCGTCGGCAATGGGTTCAGGGACGCTCTCTGGTCGGATGCCCCGAATCTCGCCGATCTCGATGATGCGGGGGCCGGAGCGCCCATCGTTCTCATCAGCGCCGACCTGCACTCGGTCTGGTTGAACACGTCGGCCCTCGAACTCTTCGGTCATTCGGGACACGAGACGGGGCTGCTGCGGGAGGAGCCCGCGTTCGAGGTGCAGCGTCGGGTCAATTCGGTTCCGGATGCGGTGCTCGACGAGTGGGTCGACGCAGCGGCGCGGGAGGCGGCAGCCCGCGGTGTCGTCGGCATCGTCGACTTCGAGATGACGTGGAATCTCGAGCCGTGGAGCCGCCGGATGGCTGGCGGATTCGATGCCCTGCGCGTCGATTTCGGCATCTACACCCAGGATCTCGACCGTGCAATCGACCTCGGGCTGAGAAGCGGCAGGCGCATCGGCGAGCTGCTCACCGTCGGCAGTTACAAGGTCATCACGGATGGTTCGCTGGGCACGCGCACGGCCTACTGCTTCGACGAGTACCCCGGGCTTGAGGGGCTGCCCGGGGCCCGCGGCCTGCTCACGGTCGCGCCGAGCGAGCTCGAACCGCTGCTGCGTCGCGCCTCGGATGCGGGTATCACCCCCGCCGTGCACGCGATCGGTGATCACGCGAACGCCCTCGTGCTCGACGTCTTCGAGGCGGTCGGCGTGACCGGTCGGATCGAGCATGCCCAATTGCTGACCCCCGGCGATGTGGAGCGTTTCGGGCGGCTCGGAATCGTGGCGAGCGTGCAGCCGGAGCATGCGATGGATGATCGGGACATCGCGGATCGGTACTGGGTCGGGCGCACCGATCGGGCTTTCCTGCTGCGATCACTGCTCGATGCGGGGGCACGTCTGCTGCTCGGTTCGGATGCCCCTGTCGCCCCGCTGGACCCGTGGGTGACGATGGCGGCGGCTGTCGGTCGCGCCCGCGATGGGCGTGAGCCGTGGCATCCGGAGCAGTCACTCACGGTGGCGCAGGCTCTGGATGCGTCTGTGCGAAGTTCTGTGGCGCCGGGGCAGCCTGCCGATCTGGTCGTTCTGGATGTTGATCCGTTCGGCGTTTCTGCCGAGGAGCTTCGTCGGATGCCCGTGGCCGGCACCCTGCTCGGCGGTCGGTGGACGCACAGGGCGTTCTGA